One genomic segment of Suttonella sp. R2A3 includes these proteins:
- a CDS encoding pseudouridine synthase — protein sequence MPESAPLSVIYEDSAIVAVDKPAGLLSVPGRGEDKFDSVQTRVAKRFPGANAIHRLDMSTSGLMLVAKHKVAERHYKRQFEARLVQKTYFAITHGRLWPHHGVIDLPLIGDWPNRPKQKVCYEHGKPAQTDYQVVCYQPEGTRVRLHPYTGRSHQLRVHLSALGYPILGDELYDGNHPARPRLLLHAAALSLYTPEGELLNLYAPTPF from the coding sequence ATGCCTGAAAGCGCGCCGCTCAGCGTAATCTATGAAGATAGTGCGATTGTTGCGGTCGATAAGCCCGCAGGGCTGTTGTCTGTGCCCGGACGTGGTGAGGATAAATTCGATAGTGTGCAAACACGCGTCGCCAAGCGTTTTCCAGGGGCTAACGCTATCCATCGTTTGGATATGAGTACATCAGGATTGATGCTGGTTGCTAAACACAAAGTTGCTGAACGGCATTATAAACGGCAGTTCGAAGCGCGCCTGGTGCAAAAAACCTATTTTGCGATTACCCATGGGCGTTTGTGGCCTCATCATGGGGTTATCGATTTGCCGTTGATTGGTGATTGGCCCAATCGTCCAAAACAGAAAGTCTGTTATGAGCACGGTAAGCCCGCACAAACCGATTATCAGGTGGTTTGCTATCAACCAGAGGGTACGCGCGTGCGCTTACACCCATATACCGGCCGCTCTCATCAGCTGCGCGTGCACCTCAGCGCCTTAGGATATCCAATACTTGGCGATGAATTATATGATGGTAATCATCCAGCTCGCCCTCGATTATTGCTGCATGCAGCGGCGCTTAGCCTCTATACACCGGAAGGGGAGTTGCTGAACTTATATGCGCCCACACCGTTCTAA